One Caldalkalibacillus uzonensis DNA segment encodes these proteins:
- a CDS encoding fatty acid--CoA ligase, with protein sequence MYTTLADLFNQTVQKYPNKEALYYVQKNQRWTYAEWNDQVNRLANALIETGVNKGDRVSTYLFNTSELATALFACTKIGAVFNPINFRLSADEVAYIISDAEPKVFLFEHAVAANLKNIHSKFQDVNFWCVDPDPPSYAQFYDQKVSAATSDEPKIDVDEEDLYAIMYTSGTTGRPKGVMHRHRDMVEQSLIIISASQLTPQDRGLVTAPMFHCAELHCCFIPRVHVGGSNVIMHHFDVKQVLQLIQDEKITLFFAAPTMWNMLLQEDLSQYDLTSLRKGFYGAAPMAPALVRACQQKLNIGLLQAYGMTEMGPAVTFLLEDEQLLKAGSAGRACLNHDIRVVRPLENGPSDPDDIAGVGEVGEIVVKGPCMMIGYYNRPEATEKALYKGWYHTGDLGYVDEDGFLWIADRVDDMLISGGENIYPREVEDVLYEHPGVLDVAVLGEPDEKWGERVVAFIVKKDPAVTESDLDLFCKDSGKLADYKRPRKYYFVDQLPRNASGKIQKFLLREQLQTNVKR encoded by the coding sequence ATGTATACCACTTTAGCCGATTTATTTAACCAAACGGTACAAAAGTACCCTAACAAGGAAGCACTGTACTATGTACAAAAAAATCAGCGTTGGACGTATGCCGAGTGGAATGACCAGGTTAATCGGCTGGCCAATGCTTTGATCGAAACGGGGGTTAACAAAGGAGACCGTGTCTCAACCTATTTGTTTAATACAAGTGAACTTGCGACAGCACTCTTTGCATGTACCAAAATAGGGGCTGTGTTTAACCCGATTAACTTTCGTTTATCTGCAGATGAAGTGGCTTACATCATCTCTGATGCAGAGCCTAAAGTGTTCTTGTTTGAACATGCTGTTGCTGCGAATCTGAAAAATATTCACTCCAAATTTCAAGATGTGAACTTTTGGTGTGTCGATCCAGACCCTCCAAGCTATGCGCAATTTTATGATCAAAAAGTTAGTGCTGCGACAAGCGATGAACCTAAGATAGACGTTGATGAAGAGGATTTGTATGCGATTATGTACACCAGTGGGACGACAGGGAGACCCAAAGGCGTGATGCATCGTCATCGTGATATGGTCGAGCAAAGCCTGATAATTATTAGTGCTAGTCAACTGACCCCACAAGACCGTGGACTAGTGACAGCCCCGATGTTTCATTGTGCGGAGCTTCATTGTTGCTTTATTCCCCGCGTACATGTTGGCGGCAGTAATGTAATCATGCATCATTTTGACGTCAAGCAAGTGCTTCAACTGATCCAAGATGAAAAGATTACATTATTCTTTGCAGCACCAACAATGTGGAACATGTTGTTACAAGAGGATTTGTCACAATACGACTTGACTTCGTTGCGTAAAGGATTTTATGGTGCTGCCCCGATGGCTCCCGCTTTAGTAAGAGCCTGTCAACAAAAACTCAACATTGGACTTTTGCAAGCGTATGGCATGACCGAGATGGGACCTGCTGTCACGTTCTTACTAGAAGATGAACAACTGCTTAAGGCGGGCTCTGCCGGACGTGCCTGTCTGAATCATGATATTCGTGTGGTGCGCCCCCTTGAAAATGGACCGTCAGATCCCGATGATATTGCTGGTGTTGGTGAAGTGGGTGAAATCGTTGTCAAAGGCCCATGTATGATGATTGGCTATTATAACAGACCTGAAGCAACGGAAAAAGCCCTCTACAAAGGTTGGTATCATACTGGTGATCTAGGTTACGTTGATGAAGATGGTTTTTTGTGGATTGCAGACCGTGTGGACGACATGCTGATTAGCGGCGGTGAAAACATCTATCCTCGTGAAGTCGAAGACGTCCTTTATGAGCACCCGGGTGTTCTTGATGTCGCAGTTTTAGGTGAACCCGATGAAAAATGGGGGGAACGGGTGGTTGCTTTTATAGTGAAAAAAGACCCAGCCGTTACGGAATCAGACTTAGACCTTTTTTGCAAAGATAGTGGAAAATTAGCAGATTATAAACGTCCGAGAAAATATTATTTCGTTGATCAATTACCACGTAATGCCAGTGGTAAAATTCAAAAGTTTCTTTTGCGAGAACAATTACAGACCAATGTAAAAAGGTAA
- a CDS encoding acyl-CoA dehydrogenase family protein, with protein sequence MTASYLTEEHQMFRRSLRRFLEKEAVPFFDQWEKERLIPRSFWKKMGRQGYLCPDIDEKYGGSGVDWGFSVVINEELERVGSGLGGISLHNDIVVPYIFSYGTEEQKLRWLPGCASGEIITAIAITEPGAGSDLANIQTTAVRDGDHYVINGQKTFITNGIQSDLVLVACKTDPTAVPKHKGISLLMVERDSSGFSRGRKLDKIGLHSQDTAELIFEDCRVPAANLLGEEGKGFAYLMEKLQQERLVVAIAAQVAAEEMLKITIEYVKSREAFGQPISKFQNTQFKIVEMATEIEVSRAFLDKLIADHMAGRDIVTKVSMAKWWQTEMAKRVAAHCLQLHGGYGYMEEYPIARRYRDIPVAAIYAGTNEIMKTIIAKNMGL encoded by the coding sequence ATGACAGCCAGTTATTTAACAGAGGAACATCAAATGTTTCGTCGGTCGCTACGCAGGTTTCTTGAAAAAGAAGCAGTGCCTTTTTTCGATCAGTGGGAAAAAGAAAGGCTTATCCCCCGTTCTTTTTGGAAGAAAATGGGCCGACAAGGATACTTGTGTCCTGATATTGATGAAAAATACGGTGGATCAGGGGTGGATTGGGGATTTTCTGTCGTGATTAATGAGGAATTGGAACGGGTGGGTTCGGGTTTGGGCGGTATTAGTCTGCACAATGACATTGTTGTGCCATACATCTTCTCTTACGGTACAGAGGAACAAAAGCTGCGGTGGCTTCCCGGCTGTGCCAGTGGAGAGATTATTACGGCAATTGCCATCACCGAGCCCGGGGCGGGTTCTGACTTGGCCAATATTCAAACCACCGCGGTCCGCGACGGAGATCATTATGTGATCAACGGGCAGAAAACCTTTATCACCAACGGCATACAATCCGATCTTGTATTGGTTGCCTGCAAGACGGATCCCACAGCTGTACCCAAGCACAAAGGCATCAGTCTGCTCATGGTGGAGCGGGATAGCTCAGGTTTTTCACGGGGAAGAAAACTGGACAAAATTGGGCTTCACAGTCAGGATACTGCTGAGTTGATATTTGAAGACTGCCGTGTTCCTGCCGCCAATCTGCTAGGTGAAGAAGGAAAAGGGTTTGCCTATTTAATGGAGAAGTTGCAGCAGGAGAGGCTTGTGGTTGCGATCGCTGCCCAGGTGGCAGCTGAGGAAATGCTGAAAATCACGATAGAATATGTGAAAAGCAGGGAAGCTTTTGGCCAGCCGATCAGCAAGTTTCAAAACACGCAGTTTAAGATTGTGGAAATGGCTACAGAGATCGAAGTAAGTCGTGCTTTTCTTGATAAGTTAATTGCCGATCACATGGCCGGCCGGGATATTGTGACTAAGGTTTCCATGGCCAAATGGTGGCAGACGGAAATGGCCAAACGTGTTGCTGCTCACTGTCTGCAGCTGCACGGTGGTTATGGATATATGGAGGAGTATCCCATCGCCAGAAGGTACCGGGATATCCCAGTTGCCGCCATCTACGCAGGTACCAATGAAATTATGAAGACCATCATTGCCAAAAACATGGGATTGTAA
- a CDS encoding CaiB/BaiF CoA transferase family protein, producing the protein MNLPLSSIRILDLTRLLPGPYCTMLLADFGAEVIKIEDPSTGDYARWYEPKQGEDSAMFVSLNRNKKSLSLNLKSDQGKDIFLQLVLTADVVVESFRPGVMERLGLGYGALAELNPKLIYCAVTGYGQDGPYSTFPGHDINYLSYTGLLDLQGERGGRPVMPVVQIADIGGGALMAAVGILLALQARTQTQKGQFVDISMMDGVVSWMQTILPNYLATGQLPQRGESVLAGGRACYGVYQTADQRYLSIGALEPKFWETFCRVIERPDLIPRLEAPLDDQEKMKIEISSIIKTRTLSEWLAAFKDQEACVSPVHNLKEVLEDRQIKYRQMIVDVEHHTLGKIQQPGIPIKMSATGGSIRMPAPSLGEHTKELLAELGFTEQQMQQLKKENII; encoded by the coding sequence ATGAATCTGCCTCTGAGTTCTATTCGCATTTTGGATCTGACAAGATTGTTGCCCGGACCATACTGTACCATGCTGTTGGCTGATTTCGGCGCCGAAGTCATTAAAATTGAGGATCCGAGTACTGGGGATTATGCCAGATGGTATGAGCCGAAACAAGGTGAAGACAGCGCCATGTTTGTTTCTTTGAATCGGAACAAAAAGAGCCTCAGTTTGAATTTGAAGTCCGATCAGGGAAAGGATATTTTTTTACAACTAGTCCTGACAGCGGATGTGGTTGTGGAATCCTTTCGTCCTGGTGTAATGGAACGGTTGGGACTGGGTTACGGTGCCTTGGCAGAGCTCAATCCGAAACTCATCTATTGTGCAGTGACGGGCTACGGACAGGATGGTCCTTACTCTACTTTTCCTGGCCATGATATAAATTATTTGAGTTATACAGGGTTATTGGATTTACAGGGAGAACGAGGCGGACGGCCGGTAATGCCAGTTGTTCAAATTGCCGATATCGGGGGCGGTGCCTTAATGGCGGCCGTCGGAATTTTGCTGGCGCTGCAAGCGAGAACACAAACGCAAAAAGGGCAATTTGTCGACATTTCCATGATGGACGGAGTCGTTTCCTGGATGCAGACGATCCTCCCCAATTATCTAGCTACAGGACAGCTGCCTCAGCGCGGTGAATCGGTCCTGGCCGGCGGCAGAGCCTGCTACGGGGTTTACCAAACTGCTGATCAGCGCTACCTTTCAATAGGTGCGCTGGAGCCTAAGTTCTGGGAAACTTTTTGCCGGGTCATTGAACGACCTGACTTGATTCCCCGCCTTGAAGCCCCTTTAGATGACCAGGAAAAAATGAAAATAGAAATTTCATCCATTATTAAAACCCGGACCTTGTCCGAGTGGCTGGCTGCATTCAAAGATCAGGAAGCGTGTGTTTCACCCGTCCACAATTTAAAGGAGGTTCTAGAGGATCGGCAAATAAAGTACCGTCAAATGATTGTGGATGTCGAGCACCATACTTTAGGAAAAATCCAACAACCCGGTATCCCGATCAAAATGTCGGCAACCGGCGGTTCTATTCGTATGCCGGCTCCGTCACTGGGTGAACACACTAAAGAACTGCTGGCGGAACTCGGCTTTACAGAACAACAGATGCAACAGTTGAAAAAAGAAAATATCATTTGA
- a CDS encoding 3-hydroxyacyl-CoA dehydrogenase, protein MELKKCVAIITGGASGLGEATVRRIVANGGKAVILDVSEEKGVRLAEELGEHVVFLQADVTREEEVKAAINIAIETFRNIHVLINCAGIGVAEKVLGKNQPHDLSTFAKVIQVNLIGTFNIIRLVAYKMAENAPNEAGERGVIINTASVAAFEGQIGQAAYSASKAGIAGMTLPIARELARYGIRVMTIAPGLFETPLFATLPEEARKSLGEMVPFPSRLGYPAEYAHLVQSIIENPMLNGETVRLDGAIRMQPK, encoded by the coding sequence ATGGAATTGAAGAAATGTGTTGCTATTATTACTGGGGGAGCGTCTGGATTGGGTGAGGCCACGGTAAGAAGGATTGTAGCTAACGGTGGAAAAGCAGTCATTTTGGATGTATCCGAGGAGAAAGGAGTAAGGCTGGCAGAGGAGCTGGGAGAACATGTTGTTTTCTTACAGGCGGATGTCACGCGTGAAGAGGAAGTGAAGGCAGCAATCAATATTGCAATCGAAACATTCCGCAATATCCACGTCCTGATCAATTGCGCTGGAATTGGGGTAGCTGAAAAAGTGTTAGGCAAAAATCAACCGCATGATCTCTCTACTTTTGCAAAGGTAATCCAGGTCAATTTGATTGGGACATTTAACATCATACGCTTAGTTGCTTATAAAATGGCAGAAAATGCTCCAAATGAAGCAGGTGAGCGCGGTGTCATTATAAATACGGCTTCCGTGGCCGCTTTTGAGGGTCAAATTGGCCAGGCTGCATACAGCGCCTCCAAAGCAGGAATCGCAGGGATGACTTTGCCGATCGCCAGGGAACTGGCAAGATACGGGATTCGCGTTATGACGATTGCCCCGGGACTGTTTGAAACTCCTTTGTTTGCGACACTGCCCGAAGAAGCACGAAAGTCGTTGGGCGAAATGGTGCCGTTTCCATCCCGTTTGGGCTATCCTGCGGAATATGCCCATCTTGTTCAAAGCATCATAGAAAATCCGATGCTTAATGGGGAAACAGTCCGGTTGGACGGAGCCATTCGCATGCAACCCAAATAA
- a CDS encoding long-chain fatty acid--CoA ligase: MDVQLTLHKMVERAEKLFPKKQIISRTASGIFRYGYREMGERTRRLSSALEKIGVQRGDKVGTLAWNDHRHLEAYFGIPGMGAVLHTINIRLSPQHIAYIINHAEDKVLLIDQDFIPLIETIKDELKTVQAYVVLADNSELKDSKLNPLYSYEDLLAKADPQYQFPDDLNENDPAGMCYTSATTGSPKGVIYSHRGITLHSMALGLADTAAISESDVCMPVVPMFHANAWGMPFAATWFGSSQVLPGPWFTPELLAKLIHTERVTITAGVPTIWLGLLKELENSGEVYDMSSLRAVLCGGSAAPLGMIRTFETKYNIPFIHAYGMTETTPLVTLSRLKSYQTDLSDEEKLVIRAKQGYVVPGLEIKVINDNGETAWNGEEMGELLVRGPWIANAYYNDERSKDAFKDGWLYTGDIVTIDEEGVIRIADRTKDLVKSGGEWISTIDLENALMGHDGVFEAAVVGVPHPKWQERPVACIVLKPNASVTKEELLDFLKPQFPKWWLPDDIVFMDEIPKTSVGKFLKATLREQLKEHLTV, from the coding sequence ATGGATGTTCAACTCACCTTGCACAAAATGGTGGAGCGTGCCGAAAAACTTTTTCCAAAGAAACAAATTATTTCCCGTACAGCATCTGGAATTTTTCGTTATGGCTACCGGGAGATGGGGGAGCGTACACGACGCCTATCTAGTGCACTGGAAAAAATCGGGGTGCAAAGAGGAGATAAAGTGGGGACGTTAGCCTGGAATGATCATCGACATTTGGAAGCCTATTTTGGCATTCCGGGGATGGGGGCGGTCCTTCACACCATTAACATTCGTCTGTCACCCCAACATATCGCATATATCATCAATCATGCGGAAGATAAGGTTTTGCTGATTGATCAAGATTTTATACCATTGATCGAAACGATCAAAGATGAGCTGAAAACAGTCCAAGCTTATGTTGTGTTAGCGGATAATTCAGAATTAAAAGATTCTAAATTAAATCCGCTTTATTCCTATGAAGATCTTCTGGCCAAGGCTGATCCACAGTATCAATTTCCCGATGATTTAAATGAAAATGATCCGGCCGGAATGTGTTATACATCAGCGACAACCGGATCACCTAAAGGCGTTATTTATTCACATCGCGGAATCACACTGCACAGCATGGCTCTGGGGTTGGCTGACACAGCGGCGATTTCTGAATCAGATGTGTGTATGCCTGTTGTACCGATGTTCCACGCCAATGCCTGGGGGATGCCGTTTGCGGCCACCTGGTTTGGCTCATCACAAGTGTTGCCCGGGCCTTGGTTTACACCGGAATTGCTAGCTAAACTGATCCACACTGAAAGAGTTACAATAACGGCAGGTGTTCCAACAATCTGGCTGGGTCTGTTAAAAGAATTAGAAAACAGTGGTGAGGTGTACGATATGAGTTCGCTGCGTGCTGTGCTTTGCGGCGGTTCAGCAGCACCACTCGGGATGATCCGTACCTTTGAAACAAAGTACAATATTCCGTTCATTCACGCTTACGGCATGACTGAAACAACGCCACTCGTCACCTTATCACGGCTAAAAAGTTATCAAACCGATTTATCTGATGAAGAAAAACTGGTGATTCGCGCGAAGCAAGGGTATGTGGTGCCTGGTCTGGAAATCAAGGTGATCAATGATAATGGCGAGACTGCTTGGAACGGAGAAGAGATGGGTGAATTGTTAGTGCGCGGGCCATGGATTGCCAATGCTTACTACAACGATGAACGCTCTAAAGATGCCTTTAAAGACGGTTGGCTCTATACAGGGGATATTGTCACCATTGATGAAGAAGGAGTCATTAGGATTGCTGATCGTACGAAAGATCTCGTAAAAAGCGGGGGCGAATGGATCTCCACGATTGATTTAGAAAATGCCCTGATGGGGCATGACGGTGTCTTTGAGGCAGCCGTAGTGGGCGTGCCCCATCCTAAGTGGCAAGAGCGACCTGTCGCCTGTATTGTCCTAAAACCGAATGCCTCAGTGACAAAAGAAGAGTTATTGGATTTTCTAAAGCCCCAATTTCCTAAATGGTGGCTACCTGATGAT